Proteins encoded within one genomic window of Humulus lupulus chromosome 1, drHumLupu1.1, whole genome shotgun sequence:
- the LOC133802537 gene encoding probable pectinesterase/pectinesterase inhibitor 51 — MTIHKNKPTRTHFLLLLAMSTLFFLSLLSLLLFFTQSSSADHRHHHQKAPPRNFKPPSPESSSVSAAPPIIQQACKATRFQQPCETSLGQPGRVVADPTPVQIIQAAIGVSAENLKKANSMVQSILDSSASNLNRSTAAKNCLEVLRNSDYRTSMAIDAVPRGRMKDARAWMSAALLFQYDCWSALKYANDTHLVNETMSFLDSLTGLSSNALSMMASYDVFGSDMSKWGPPKTERDGFWASSSGGSEMGSRGGLPSKLIADATVCKDGGDGCYKTVQEAVNAAPDNGVKRFVIHIKAGVYEETVRVPLEKKNVVFLGDGMGKTVITGSLNAAQPGISTYNTATVGVLGDGFMANGLTIQNTAGPDVHQAVAFRSDSDLSVIENCEFLGNQDTLYAHSLRQFYKSCRIQGNVDFIFGNSASFFLDCQILVCPRQVKPEKGENNAVTAHGRTDPAQTTGFVFQNCLINGTEDYMKLYHSKPAVHKNFLGRPWKEYSRTVFVHCNLEALITPQGWMPWSQDFALKTLFYGEFGNSGPGSDLSQRVSWSSRIPAEHVNTYSVQSFIQGDDWIPSNDVAFFPHKN; from the exons ATGACCATTCACAAAAACAAACCCACAAGAACccacttcctcctcctcctcgccaTGTCTACCCTCTTCTTCCTCTCTCTCCTCTCCCTTCTCCTCTTCTTCACCCAATCCTCCTCCGCCGACCACCGTCACCATCATCAGAAGGCTCCTCCACGTAATTTCAAACCACCCTCACCCGAGTCATCCAGTGTCTCCGCTGCCCCACCGATCATCCAGCAGGCATGCAAAGCAACTCGTTTCCAACAACCTTGCGAGACCTCGCTCGGCCAGCCGGGTCGGGTCGTAGCGGACCCAACACCGGTACAGATAATTCAGGCGGCGATCGGAGTCTCGGCTGAGAATCTCAAGAAGGCCAACTCCATGGTTCAGTCGATCCTCGACTCCTCCGCCTCGAACCTGAACCGGTCGACCGCCGCGAAGAACTGCCTCGAGGTGCTGCGAAACTCGGACTACCGCACTTCAATGGCCATTGACGCTGTGCCACGTGGAAGGATGAAAGACGCGCGGGCGTGGATGAGCGCGGCGCTGCTGTTCCAGTACGACTGCTGGTCCGCCCTCAAGTACGCGAATGACACCCATTTGGTGAACGAGACGATGTCGTTTCTAGATTCGTTGACGGGGCTTTCCAGCAATGCGTTGAGCATGATGGCCTCTTACGACGTGTTCGGAAGCGACATGTCCAAGTGGGGCCCGCCGAAGACGGAGCGGGACGGGTTTTGGGCCAGCAGTTCTGGCGGGTCGGAGATGGGGTCCCGGGGTGGGTTACCGTCGAAGTTAATAGCGGATGCGACGGTGTGTAAAGACGGTGGAGACGGGTGTTACAAGACAGTGCAGGAGGCCGTTAACGCGGCTCCCGATAACGGCGTTAAAAGGTTCGTGATCCACATAAAGGCTGGTGTTTACGAAGAGACAGTAAGGGTCCCACTTGAGAAGAAGAACGTGGTATTTTTAGGGGACGGAATGGGTAAAACTGTTATTACTGGATCATTAAACGCGGCTCAACCTGGAATCTCCACTTATAATACTGCTACAGTCG GAGTTCTTGGGGATGGATTTATGGCCAATGGTCTCACAATCCAGAACACAGCTGGACCAGATGTACACCAAGCTGTAGCATTCAGATCAGATAGTGATCTTTCTGTGATTGAGAATTGTGAATTCTTGGGCAACCAGGATACTCTCTACGCTCACTCTCTTCGCCAATTCTACAAATCGTGCCGCATTCAAGGCAATGTGGACTTCATTTTCGGAAACTCTGCTTCATTTTTCCTGGATTGCCAGATCTTAGTCTGTCCCCGCCAAGTGAAGCCAGAGAAAGGCGAGAACAATGCTGTCACGGCCCACGGCAGGACTGATCCTGCGCAAACAACTGGTTTTGTTTTCCAGAATTGCTTAATCAATGGCACTGAGGATTATATGAAGCTATATCACAGCAAGCCTGCAGTTCACAAAAACTTCTTGGGAAGGCCTTGGAAGGAGTATTCAAGAACTGTTTTCGTACATTGTAACTTGGAAGCTCTGATCACGCCGCAAGGATGGATGCCGTGGAGTCAGGATTTTGCTTTGAAAACTTTGTTTTATGGCGAATTCGGCAACTCTGGACCAGGGTCGGATTTATCTCAGAGAGTCTCGTGGAGTAGCCGAATTCCCGCTGAGCATGTTAATACATACTCAGTTCAAAGCTTCATTCAAGGGGATGATTGGATTCCTTCAAACGATGTTGCCTTTTTTCCGCATAAAAATTAA